A genomic window from Sparus aurata chromosome 14, fSpaAur1.1, whole genome shotgun sequence includes:
- the cdhr5-rs gene encoding protocadherin-15 isoform X1, with the protein MLRPCRLLIWQVALRLSYHVVTASLCLGGSDIFASIRENSRTGQLISTLSITGEPGGGAVRLCLTGDNADWFYLEGRSIRLNSSASRVLDREVQGSVLIAELTCYEDDVIQSQYRILVEIVNENDNRPNFLQETIQPFTISELTAVNSVVFTVKAVDADGDMITYIIDQSSRDAWFFRIDLPNTGNIVLDKPLDYETRTHLQVMIWAQEANTVEKFNTSAVLTVIIKDGDDQYPHFLPCTPVSPGVPVCMNPTYTTNITRKQQDAVLQFSPGPIRAEDGDRGINTPLIYSILSAGGDQGRFEINNRTGEIRLTRPVNDQQPVANFTLSVMVCQANDRLKYSVASVLIRVLSENMFPPVFNRTTFKGFIIQSSSPASIISTYGNQVLQVQVSDDDFPDGRNPNIHYSLHPPSGLYQVTQGGVLIARTDQLHAFARHILQVVARDEESGEEVSASVDIEVLQRGQPVPHGAFTEQQLFGDVDSRLAGGIAAMILLLFLTSVLFLLLRTIRRRQRQTNTDEHAVTLGKHPNVVSSSRPVFSTDESSYSRAFSHQYESPSHGRHGVYTRRHSQLPPPSSSSSSNIISDPGKRSRQHSYLFPVQEKPEGPIETLRAADPTGDDITAETLQRDNEMKTNQSEDLEDPYR; encoded by the exons TCGGACGGGTCAGCTGATATCCACCCTCAGTATCACCGGAGAACCGGGAGGGGGCGCCGTCCGCCTGTGTCTGACCGGAGACAACGCCGACTGGTTCTACTTAGAGGGTCGAAGCATCCGACTTAACAGCTCTGCCTCCAGAGTCCTTGACCGAGAG GTTCAGGGATCAGTACTGATAGCAGAGCTGACCTGTTATGAGGACGATGTCATACAG AGTCAGTACAGGATCCTGGTGGAGATCGTGAATGAGAATGACAACAGACCGAACTTCCTGCAGGAGACAATTCAGCCGTTCACCATCAGCGAG cTGACAGCAGTGAACTCTGTGGTTTTCACTGTGAAGGCTGTCGACGCTGATGGAGACATGATCACTTACATCATTGACCAATCATCG CGTGATGCCTGGTTCTTCAGGATTGATCTACCCAACACTGGAAACATAGTTCTGGACAAACCACTGGACTATGAGACCAGAACTCATCTGCAGGTGATGATCTGGGCACAG GAAGCGAACActgtggagaaattcaacacGTCTGCTGTTCTTACGGTGATCATCAAGGACGGGGATGACCAGTACCCTCACTTCCTGCCCTGTACACCTGTCTCTCCAGGTGTTCCTGTCTGCATGAACCCCACCTACACCACCAACATCACACGCAAgcagcag GATGCGGTTCTGCAGTTTTCTCCTggtccaatcagagcagaggatGGAGACAGAGGGATCAACACTCCTCTGATCTACTCCATCCTGTCCG caggTGGTGATCAGGGTAGGTTTGAGATCAACAACAGGACAGGTGAGATCAGGTTAACCCGACCTGTGAACGACCAGCAGCCGGTGGCAAACTTCACACTCAGTGTCATG GTGTGTCAGGCCAATGACCGGCTGAAGTACAGTGTGGCGTCTGTTCTGATCAGAGTTCTCAGCGAGAACATGTTCCCTCCGGTCTTCAACAGAACCACCTTTAAAGGTTTCATCATCCAGAGCTCTAGCCCAGCCTCCATCATCTCCACCTATGGGAACCAGGTGTTGCAGGTCCAGGTGTCAGATGACGACTTCCCTGAT GGCCGGAATCCAAACATCCACtactccctccatcctccatctggACTGTACCAAGTCACCCAAGGGGGGGTTCTGATCGCCAGGACAGACCAACTGCATGCATTTGCAAGACACATACTGCAG GTTGTAGCCAGAGATGAAGAATCGGGAGAAGAAGTTTCAGCTTCAGTGGACATTGAAGTCCTGCAGCGAGGACAACCAG tCCCCCATGGTGCGTTCACTGAGCAGCAGTTGTTTGGAGATGTGGACAGCAGGCTGGCAGGAGGAATCGCAGCAATGATCCTGCTACTGTTTCTAACATCagttttgtttctgctgcttcgAACCATCAGGAGACGTCAgcgacaaacaaacactgacgaACATGCTGTCACCCTCGGAAAACATCCCAACGTG GTTAGCTCCAGTCGACCGGTCTTCTCCACAGACGAGTCTTCATACTCCAGAGCTTTTAGCCATCAGTATGAGTCTCCTTCACATGGCAGACATGGAGTCTACACCCGGAGACACTCTCAGCTGCCTcctccttcatcatcatcatcatcaaacatCATCAGTGATCCTGGAAAAAGATCCAGACAGCACTCATATCTGTTTCCTGTCCAAGAAAAACCTGAAGGACCCATCGAAACCCTCAGAGCAGCTGATCCCAcaggtgatgacatcacagcagagaCTCTTCAGAGGGACAacgaaatgaaaacaaaccaatcagaggattTAGAAGACCCATACAGGTAG
- the cdhr5-rs gene encoding protocadherin-15 isoform X2, whose product MLRPCRLLIWQVALRLSYHVVTASLCLGGSDIFASIRENSRTGQLISTLSITGEPGGGAVRLCLTGDNADWFYLEGRSIRLNSSASRVLDREVQGSVLIAELTCYEDDVIQSQYRILVEIVNENDNRPNFLQETIQPFTISELTAVNSVVFTVKAVDADGDMITYIIDQSSRDAWFFRIDLPNTGNIVLDKPLDYETRTHLQVMIWAQEANTVEKFNTSAVLTVIIKDGDDQYPHFLPCTPVSPGVPVCMNPTYTTNITRKQQDAVLQFSPGPIRAEDGDRGINTPLIYSILSGGDQGRFEINNRTGEIRLTRPVNDQQPVANFTLSVMVCQANDRLKYSVASVLIRVLSENMFPPVFNRTTFKGFIIQSSSPASIISTYGNQVLQVQVSDDDFPDGRNPNIHYSLHPPSGLYQVTQGGVLIARTDQLHAFARHILQVVARDEESGEEVSASVDIEVLQRGQPVPHGAFTEQQLFGDVDSRLAGGIAAMILLLFLTSVLFLLLRTIRRRQRQTNTDEHAVTLGKHPNVVSSSRPVFSTDESSYSRAFSHQYESPSHGRHGVYTRRHSQLPPPSSSSSSNIISDPGKRSRQHSYLFPVQEKPEGPIETLRAADPTGDDITAETLQRDNEMKTNQSEDLEDPYR is encoded by the exons TCGGACGGGTCAGCTGATATCCACCCTCAGTATCACCGGAGAACCGGGAGGGGGCGCCGTCCGCCTGTGTCTGACCGGAGACAACGCCGACTGGTTCTACTTAGAGGGTCGAAGCATCCGACTTAACAGCTCTGCCTCCAGAGTCCTTGACCGAGAG GTTCAGGGATCAGTACTGATAGCAGAGCTGACCTGTTATGAGGACGATGTCATACAG AGTCAGTACAGGATCCTGGTGGAGATCGTGAATGAGAATGACAACAGACCGAACTTCCTGCAGGAGACAATTCAGCCGTTCACCATCAGCGAG cTGACAGCAGTGAACTCTGTGGTTTTCACTGTGAAGGCTGTCGACGCTGATGGAGACATGATCACTTACATCATTGACCAATCATCG CGTGATGCCTGGTTCTTCAGGATTGATCTACCCAACACTGGAAACATAGTTCTGGACAAACCACTGGACTATGAGACCAGAACTCATCTGCAGGTGATGATCTGGGCACAG GAAGCGAACActgtggagaaattcaacacGTCTGCTGTTCTTACGGTGATCATCAAGGACGGGGATGACCAGTACCCTCACTTCCTGCCCTGTACACCTGTCTCTCCAGGTGTTCCTGTCTGCATGAACCCCACCTACACCACCAACATCACACGCAAgcagcag GATGCGGTTCTGCAGTTTTCTCCTggtccaatcagagcagaggatGGAGACAGAGGGATCAACACTCCTCTGATCTACTCCATCCTGTCCG gTGGTGATCAGGGTAGGTTTGAGATCAACAACAGGACAGGTGAGATCAGGTTAACCCGACCTGTGAACGACCAGCAGCCGGTGGCAAACTTCACACTCAGTGTCATG GTGTGTCAGGCCAATGACCGGCTGAAGTACAGTGTGGCGTCTGTTCTGATCAGAGTTCTCAGCGAGAACATGTTCCCTCCGGTCTTCAACAGAACCACCTTTAAAGGTTTCATCATCCAGAGCTCTAGCCCAGCCTCCATCATCTCCACCTATGGGAACCAGGTGTTGCAGGTCCAGGTGTCAGATGACGACTTCCCTGAT GGCCGGAATCCAAACATCCACtactccctccatcctccatctggACTGTACCAAGTCACCCAAGGGGGGGTTCTGATCGCCAGGACAGACCAACTGCATGCATTTGCAAGACACATACTGCAG GTTGTAGCCAGAGATGAAGAATCGGGAGAAGAAGTTTCAGCTTCAGTGGACATTGAAGTCCTGCAGCGAGGACAACCAG tCCCCCATGGTGCGTTCACTGAGCAGCAGTTGTTTGGAGATGTGGACAGCAGGCTGGCAGGAGGAATCGCAGCAATGATCCTGCTACTGTTTCTAACATCagttttgtttctgctgcttcgAACCATCAGGAGACGTCAgcgacaaacaaacactgacgaACATGCTGTCACCCTCGGAAAACATCCCAACGTG GTTAGCTCCAGTCGACCGGTCTTCTCCACAGACGAGTCTTCATACTCCAGAGCTTTTAGCCATCAGTATGAGTCTCCTTCACATGGCAGACATGGAGTCTACACCCGGAGACACTCTCAGCTGCCTcctccttcatcatcatcatcatcaaacatCATCAGTGATCCTGGAAAAAGATCCAGACAGCACTCATATCTGTTTCCTGTCCAAGAAAAACCTGAAGGACCCATCGAAACCCTCAGAGCAGCTGATCCCAcaggtgatgacatcacagcagagaCTCTTCAGAGGGACAacgaaatgaaaacaaaccaatcagaggattTAGAAGACCCATACAGGTAG
- the irf5 gene encoding interferon regulatory factor 5, whose protein sequence is MSVQPRRIRLKPWLLAQVNSGRYPGLQWLSPDHRLFQIPWKHATRHTPASDDENTIFKAWALETGKYQEGVDEPDPAKWKANLRCALNKSREFQLKYDGTKETPVQPYKIYEVCEQPGNTDAGGDDDDDEEMPNLMELSINPRNSDPTSFSSFAVPSDISQFRLSTNGTFGPPQVIPIPLLPERVVSTTSDLPMTHPAGLSNGLQDLNPLPPSAASATPEPAPMEASSMGGAQNQTDGQNNQPCKYDLLSSVPLTDLDLKFQYRGRTMGSLTVSNPQGCRLYYGHLEPTPEQVDLFGPVTLQQVLFPGTSEIQNQKQRFYTEALLDVMDRGLILEIWEQDIYAIRLCQCKVFWSGPGMPEQGPPNPMERERKIKVFSLNDFLQGLILFQRGEAQNPPPFDITFCFGEDWPDKKPKEKKLIVVQVVPVVARILTEMFSGELSWSTDSIRLQISNPDVKDQTVEQFKELQRLLQSQHIQGPWTPNVP, encoded by the exons ATGAGCGTGCAGCCTCGGAGGATCCGTCTGAAGCCCTGGTTGTTGGCTCAGGTGAACAGTGGCAGGTATCCTGGTCTACAGTGGCTCAGTCCAGACCACCGACTCTTCCAGATCCCCTGGAAACACGCCACGCGCCACACACCGGCGTCCGACGACGAGAACACCATCTTCAAG GCGTGGGCTCTGGAGACCGGTAAATATCAGGAAGGTGTGGATGAACCCGACCCAGCGAAATGGAAGGCGAACCTTCGCTGTGCTCTGAACAAAAGTCGAGAGTTTCAGCTGAAATATGACGGAACCAAGGAGACGCCGGTCCAACCCTATAAAATCTACGAAGTGTGTGAGCAGCCAgggaacacag atgctggtggtgatgatgatgatgatgaagag atGCCGAATCTGATGGAGCTCTCAATCA ACCCCAGGAACAGTGACCCCacctccttcagctccttcGCAGTTCCTTCTGACATCAGTCAGTTCAGGCTGTCCACCAACGGGACATTTGGACCTCCTCAAGTGATCCCGATCCCTCTGCTCCCTGAACGAGTTGTCTCCACAACCTCAGACCTCCCCATGACTCATCCTGCAGGACTCTCTAACGGACTCCAGGACCTGAATCCTCTGCCcccctctgctgcctctgctACTCCCGAGCCGGCCCCGATGGAAGCCAGCAGCATGGGGGGCGCCCAGAACCAGACGGATGGTCAGAACAACCAACCCTGCAAGTATGACCTGCTGAGCAGTGTCCCAC TAACAGATCTAGACCTGAAGTTCCAGTACCGGGGCCGGACGATGGGCTCACTGACCGTCAGTAACCCTCAGGGCTGCCGGTTGTACTACGGACACCTGGAGCCGACCCCTGAGCAGGTGGACCTGTTTGGACCTGTCACCCTGCAGCAGGTCCTGTTCCCAGGCACGTCAGAGATCCAGAACCAGAAGCAGCGATTCTACACCGAGGCCCTGCTGGATGTGATGGACCGTGGTCTGATCCTGGAGATCTGGGAGCAGGACATCTACGCCATCCGGCTCTGTCAGTGTAAAGTGTTCTGGTCCGGACCAGGCATGCCCGAACAGGGTCCACCGAACccgatggagagggagaggaagatcAAAGTGTTTAGCCTCAATGACTTCCTGCAag GATTGATCCTGTTCCAGAGAGGTGAAGCCCAGAACCCTCCACCCTTCGACATCACCTTCTGCTTTGGGGAGGACTGGCCTGACAAGAAGCCAAAAGAGAAGAAACTCATTGTCGTCCAG GTGGTGCCAGTGGTGGCCCGGATCCTGACAGAGATGTTCTCTGGAGAACTCAGCTGGTCCACAGACAGCATCCGCCTGCAGATTTCAAACCCCGACGTAAAGGACCAGACGGTGGAgcagttcaaagagctgcagaggctcCTGCAGAGCCAACACATCCAGGGGCCCTGGACCCCCAATGTCCCCTGA